The proteins below are encoded in one region of Oncorhynchus masou masou isolate Uvic2021 chromosome 15, UVic_Omas_1.1, whole genome shotgun sequence:
- the LOC135555008 gene encoding plexin domain-containing protein 1-like isoform X1: MCLSVLLLIFLSQAELGRVWAQQQTAMRYHVTGQQHDERPSHRTPREPWLGDARVTREVLGGGLTIDTLPDNMTHLVEDTGRYYSWRSFGPDDPRTDELWVDLNDLGHGQVRMHGILSNTHRQAAKVALSFDFPFYGHYLRQITIATGGFIFMGAVTHRMLTATQYIAPLMANFDPSFSKESTVQYLDNGEVFVVQWERVRLHGREAEGAYTFQAALHLTGTITFSYRDIPLPVEVISSAEHQVKAGLSDAFMVNLPSPQSSDAQRRLYEYHRVDIDTTKITNNSAFEFTALPTCLQHDSCELCLTSNLTSGCTWCNVLQRCSDGMDRHRQEWLDYACSEEAKDVTCEDYSKGGPDSSIGPSVPSDSEVTTLLGPLPEGPAMENNTKRVILYNGKDVKTGPPRQHDGSAHTGVIVGVVAALVLLLALTLLALYINSHPSAASPLYILQRRNSYWPSMKFRKQRFHSNYAEVEVEGHEKEGIMEAGQC, from the exons CGATGAGGTATCATGTGACTGGACAGCAGCATGATGAGAGGCCATCACACAGGACCCCCAGAGAACCGTGGCTGGGTGACGCCAGGGTGACCAGGGAAGTACTGGGAGGAGGACTGACCATCGACACCCTACCAGACAACATGACACACTTAGTG GAGGACACTGGTAGGTATTACTCATGGCGTAGTTTTGGCCCCGATGACCCGCGCACAGATGAACTCTGGGTAGATCTAAACGACCTAGGACATGGCCAAGTCAGAATGCATGGCATTTTGtccaatacacacagacaggctGCG AAGGTTGCCCTCTCATTTGACTTCCCCTTCTACGGACATTATTTGAGGCAGATTACCATAGCAACAGGAG GGTTTATTTTCATGGGAGCGGTCACACACCGCATGCTGACAGCAACACAGTACATCGCTCCCCTCATGGCCAACTTTGACCCCAGCTTCTCTAAGGAGTCTACTGTGCAGTACCTGGACAATG GTGAGGTGTTTGTGGTGCAGTGGGAGCGGGTGAGACTCCAtggaagggaggcagagggggCATACACCTTCCAGGCTGCCCTGCACCTCACAGGGACCATCACCTTCAGCTACAGAGAT ATACCTTTGCCAGTGGAGGTGATAAGTTCTGCTGAGCACCAAGTGAAGGCAGGGTTGTCAGATGCATTCATGGTGAACCTGCCTTCCCCTCAATCCTCAG ATGCCCAACGTCGGCTCTACGAGTACCATCGGGTGGACATCGACACAACTAAGATCACCAACAACTCTGCCTTTGAGTTCACTGCATTGCCTA ccTGTCTGCAGCATGACAGCTGTGAACTCTGCCTCACGTCCAACCTAACCTCTGGCTGTACCTGGTGCAATGTCCTCCAGAG GTGCTCAGACGGAATGGACAGACACAGGCAGGAGTGGCTGGACTACGCCTGTTCAGAAGAG GCAAAAGATGTCACCTGTGAGGATTATTCCAAGGGGGGACCAGACAGCTCTATTGGCCCTTCAGTTCCCTCAGACTCTGAGGTCACCACACTCCTGGGGCCCCTACCAGAAGGCCCTGCCATGGAGA ATAACACCAAACGTGTGATTCTATACAATGGTAAAG ACGTGAAGACAGGCCCTCCGAGACAACACGACGGGTCAGCTCACACAGGAGTTATAGTAGGTGTAGTAGCTGCATTGGTGCTACTGCTGGCTCTTACACTGCTGGCTCTTTACATCAACTCTCATCCTTCCGCTGCCTCACCACTCTACATCCTACAG CGACGCAACAGCTACTGGCCCTCCATGAAGTTCAGGAAGCAGCGATTCCACTCCAACTACGCAGAGGTGGAGGTCGAAGGTCACGAGAAGGAGGGAATCATGGAAGCTGGACAGTGCTGA
- the LOC135555008 gene encoding plexin domain-containing protein 1-like isoform X3 has translation MRYHVTGQQHDERPSHRTPREPWLGDARVTREVLGGGLTIDTLPDNMTHLVEDTGRYYSWRSFGPDDPRTDELWVDLNDLGHGQVRMHGILSNTHRQAAKVALSFDFPFYGHYLRQITIATGGFIFMGAVTHRMLTATQYIAPLMANFDPSFSKESTVQYLDNGEVFVVQWERVRLHGREAEGAYTFQAALHLTGTITFSYRDIPLPVEVISSAEHQVKAGLSDAFMVNLPSPQSSDAQRRLYEYHRVDIDTTKITNNSAFEFTALPTCLQHDSCELCLTSNLTSGCTWCNVLQRCSDGMDRHRQEWLDYACSEEAKDVTCEDYSKGGPDSSIGPSVPSDSEVTTLLGPLPEGPAMENNTKRVILYNGKDVKTGPPRQHDGSAHTGVIVGVVAALVLLLALTLLALYINSHPSAASPLYILQRRNSYWPSMKFRKQRFHSNYAEVEVEGHEKEGIMEAGQC, from the exons ATGAGGTATCATGTGACTGGACAGCAGCATGATGAGAGGCCATCACACAGGACCCCCAGAGAACCGTGGCTGGGTGACGCCAGGGTGACCAGGGAAGTACTGGGAGGAGGACTGACCATCGACACCCTACCAGACAACATGACACACTTAGTG GAGGACACTGGTAGGTATTACTCATGGCGTAGTTTTGGCCCCGATGACCCGCGCACAGATGAACTCTGGGTAGATCTAAACGACCTAGGACATGGCCAAGTCAGAATGCATGGCATTTTGtccaatacacacagacaggctGCG AAGGTTGCCCTCTCATTTGACTTCCCCTTCTACGGACATTATTTGAGGCAGATTACCATAGCAACAGGAG GGTTTATTTTCATGGGAGCGGTCACACACCGCATGCTGACAGCAACACAGTACATCGCTCCCCTCATGGCCAACTTTGACCCCAGCTTCTCTAAGGAGTCTACTGTGCAGTACCTGGACAATG GTGAGGTGTTTGTGGTGCAGTGGGAGCGGGTGAGACTCCAtggaagggaggcagagggggCATACACCTTCCAGGCTGCCCTGCACCTCACAGGGACCATCACCTTCAGCTACAGAGAT ATACCTTTGCCAGTGGAGGTGATAAGTTCTGCTGAGCACCAAGTGAAGGCAGGGTTGTCAGATGCATTCATGGTGAACCTGCCTTCCCCTCAATCCTCAG ATGCCCAACGTCGGCTCTACGAGTACCATCGGGTGGACATCGACACAACTAAGATCACCAACAACTCTGCCTTTGAGTTCACTGCATTGCCTA ccTGTCTGCAGCATGACAGCTGTGAACTCTGCCTCACGTCCAACCTAACCTCTGGCTGTACCTGGTGCAATGTCCTCCAGAG GTGCTCAGACGGAATGGACAGACACAGGCAGGAGTGGCTGGACTACGCCTGTTCAGAAGAG GCAAAAGATGTCACCTGTGAGGATTATTCCAAGGGGGGACCAGACAGCTCTATTGGCCCTTCAGTTCCCTCAGACTCTGAGGTCACCACACTCCTGGGGCCCCTACCAGAAGGCCCTGCCATGGAGA ATAACACCAAACGTGTGATTCTATACAATGGTAAAG ACGTGAAGACAGGCCCTCCGAGACAACACGACGGGTCAGCTCACACAGGAGTTATAGTAGGTGTAGTAGCTGCATTGGTGCTACTGCTGGCTCTTACACTGCTGGCTCTTTACATCAACTCTCATCCTTCCGCTGCCTCACCACTCTACATCCTACAG CGACGCAACAGCTACTGGCCCTCCATGAAGTTCAGGAAGCAGCGATTCCACTCCAACTACGCAGAGGTGGAGGTCGAAGGTCACGAGAAGGAGGGAATCATGGAAGCTGGACAGTGCTGA
- the LOC135555008 gene encoding plexin domain-containing protein 1-like isoform X2 — protein sequence MCLSVLLLIFLSQAELGRVWAQQQTAMRYHVTGQQHDERPSHRTPREPWLGDARVTREVLGGGLTIDTLPDNMTHLVEDTGRYYSWRSFGPDDPRTDELWVDLNDLGHGQVRMHGILSNTHRQAAKVALSFDFPFYGHYLRQITIATGGFIFMGAVTHRMLTATQYIAPLMANFDPSFSKESTVQYLDNGEVFVVQWERVRLHGREAEGAYTFQAALHLTGTITFSYRDIPLPVEVISSAEHQVKAGLSDAFMVNLPSPQSSDAQRRLYEYHRVDIDTTKITNNSAFEFTALPTCLQHDSCELCLTSNLTSGCTWCNVLQRCSDGMDRHRQEWLDYACSEEAKDVTCEDYSKGGPDSSIGPSVPSDSEVTTLLGPLPEGPAMENVKTGPPRQHDGSAHTGVIVGVVAALVLLLALTLLALYINSHPSAASPLYILQRRNSYWPSMKFRKQRFHSNYAEVEVEGHEKEGIMEAGQC from the exons CGATGAGGTATCATGTGACTGGACAGCAGCATGATGAGAGGCCATCACACAGGACCCCCAGAGAACCGTGGCTGGGTGACGCCAGGGTGACCAGGGAAGTACTGGGAGGAGGACTGACCATCGACACCCTACCAGACAACATGACACACTTAGTG GAGGACACTGGTAGGTATTACTCATGGCGTAGTTTTGGCCCCGATGACCCGCGCACAGATGAACTCTGGGTAGATCTAAACGACCTAGGACATGGCCAAGTCAGAATGCATGGCATTTTGtccaatacacacagacaggctGCG AAGGTTGCCCTCTCATTTGACTTCCCCTTCTACGGACATTATTTGAGGCAGATTACCATAGCAACAGGAG GGTTTATTTTCATGGGAGCGGTCACACACCGCATGCTGACAGCAACACAGTACATCGCTCCCCTCATGGCCAACTTTGACCCCAGCTTCTCTAAGGAGTCTACTGTGCAGTACCTGGACAATG GTGAGGTGTTTGTGGTGCAGTGGGAGCGGGTGAGACTCCAtggaagggaggcagagggggCATACACCTTCCAGGCTGCCCTGCACCTCACAGGGACCATCACCTTCAGCTACAGAGAT ATACCTTTGCCAGTGGAGGTGATAAGTTCTGCTGAGCACCAAGTGAAGGCAGGGTTGTCAGATGCATTCATGGTGAACCTGCCTTCCCCTCAATCCTCAG ATGCCCAACGTCGGCTCTACGAGTACCATCGGGTGGACATCGACACAACTAAGATCACCAACAACTCTGCCTTTGAGTTCACTGCATTGCCTA ccTGTCTGCAGCATGACAGCTGTGAACTCTGCCTCACGTCCAACCTAACCTCTGGCTGTACCTGGTGCAATGTCCTCCAGAG GTGCTCAGACGGAATGGACAGACACAGGCAGGAGTGGCTGGACTACGCCTGTTCAGAAGAG GCAAAAGATGTCACCTGTGAGGATTATTCCAAGGGGGGACCAGACAGCTCTATTGGCCCTTCAGTTCCCTCAGACTCTGAGGTCACCACACTCCTGGGGCCCCTACCAGAAGGCCCTGCCATGGAGA ACGTGAAGACAGGCCCTCCGAGACAACACGACGGGTCAGCTCACACAGGAGTTATAGTAGGTGTAGTAGCTGCATTGGTGCTACTGCTGGCTCTTACACTGCTGGCTCTTTACATCAACTCTCATCCTTCCGCTGCCTCACCACTCTACATCCTACAG CGACGCAACAGCTACTGGCCCTCCATGAAGTTCAGGAAGCAGCGATTCCACTCCAACTACGCAGAGGTGGAGGTCGAAGGTCACGAGAAGGAGGGAATCATGGAAGCTGGACAGTGCTGA